The Nitrosopumilus sp. b3 sequence ACATTTGTGTAATTCATGTAATAGGATGCTGCAAAAGTGACTGTATCTCCAACTAGTTTCTTTCTAGCATTATCTGCTACTGCTCCCAGTATGTGTTGATTTTCATAATTCATTAATTCAAGACCGTCTTTGTATGAGAGTTCTTCCCCTGCAATTGCACGATCTAAAGATTGTGAATCTCTAACTAGTTGCTCTAACATATTATAGCATGAGTTCATCATGATATATTCCTTATAGTCTCAAGAGATAAGTAATCCAAAATACAATCATAAGCATGGTATTGCCATTAGTAGATGAAAATAAACCAAAATGCTACTTGTGTCACGAAGGATTTGAAAATATTGAGAAATTGAGGGATCATCAAAAATTAGAACATAAAGAATCCCTTGAATCCCACGAAGACCTCAAAAGAGAACCTGCTCCCGGCGACGTTACTGTGTTTTAGACTTTTCTTTGATGGATTTTAGTAGATCTTGCGCAATCTGTTTTGAGATATGTGCCAAGTCAAAATGTTTGTCGATTGAGAGTGCTTTTTTGAAAAGTTTCAAGGCATCTGATAATTTGCCCATCTCACCTAACGATAATCCTTTGTAAGCAAGTGCCATGGCACATTTTTTATCAATCTTTAGTGCGGCATCATAGCACTCTATTGCATCTGAATATTTTTGATTAGTATGTAATGCTGCACCTTTGTTTAG is a genomic window containing:
- a CDS encoding tetratricopeptide repeat protein, with protein sequence MSDEIDKMLQQAFDFADEENYDAAINLYNLALKKDPENINALIDKGVTLQNMGRIKQAIRAYDKALLISPNSLDALLNKGAALHTNQKYSDAIECYDAALKIDKKCAMALAYKGLSLGEMGKLSDALKLFKKALSIDKHFDLAHISKQIAQDLLKSIKEKSKTQ